GCTTCTGCTCCATTGACAGGACTTGCGGGTTGTGAAGGCAAGCCTCCAACGGGGGGCCTGGTGTGCAAAGGTGCAGATGCCTCATGACGAACTTGGGATGAACCAGCAGTAGCAAGATGGTCTGCAGTAGCCTTCCACCGCCCGAACCCACAGTTGCACTGCAAACCCAGACGAAGAGCATACATAAAAACCACATCACCATTTCAAAGCAGAAACACGACGAAAATGGCCGGAAAACTTACCCTAAGACATATGCATTTGATGAAAACTCTTCCAGGATTGCGAGGAGTTCGAGATACCCACATGCCGCAAAACTCACCGCAGTCGCATTTGTGTTCCGATAGTCCCAGATACGAAGAACTGCGACCGGTCGAAGCAGAAGACATTGACACAAATATGTGGCAACGCTAAGGAATTGCGAAAGCTAACGAAGCCGGATGCAGACCTGTTTCCTTTATGGTTGGAGCATGAATCTGCCAACCCACTTAAATACACAGGCAAAGCTATACACCATTTATCATCAATACGAAGGTACATCAATGACAAGACATTTTCCATTTTCATAAATGCTAGCATTCAAACAGATGTTACCATTACAGCGGTAAGAGTACAAGTGCAGGTGCACGTGGATCATACCCATTGAATCGATCTACATCTGCGCTAAGTTCAACTACGACAAGACTGAAGCAGTACAAACGCGAACAACATTAAACCGAACCAATAGCTGATCTCCAATatttttcacctcccctttccACCACCATAGGTGGACACGCGGCCACAAGTACTGCGATAATGGCCATCTTCACCGTAAGCCTTCCACTTACGGACAGCTATTGACTTGGGGTCTGAAACAGTGTTCTCAGGACAAGCATTAGCGTAGTGGTCATCAGAGCCGCACAACCTGCATTTGCCTTCAGCAACATTGCTGCGACTAGAAGCATTCAGCCTCTTGGAATGGCGCACACCCATTGGTTGTGCTTCCTTGCGTTTGCTAGCACCTGGGCTCTCCAAAGGAGATTTCATACGGCACTTTGCTGGCCTACCCCGAGAACGAACGCGCGGTGGCGCGCTGGCACTTGCCAGTTCATTACCACTACCCATTTCTTCGGTTGGGTGGTCAGAACCAAGACCAGACCCCAACGCTCCATCGTCACTGATCCCTGTCAAAGAAGTAATGGCCTGTTTCGCACAAGATAAAGACTGCATAGAGCAAAGTGTGCATACCAGCGACATCGAGATCAGTAACCTGCTGCGCCGCAATGACAGCAGCAAGCTTAGGATCACCAACCGACTTTGCTTCCCTCGTCCATCGCTTCAACAAAAGACCAGCAGGAATCTCAGTGAAACCATGATGGGTCAGAACCTGACAACCAAACAGACAACAAAGTTAATATAATGTCATCAGGGAACAAATCACTGACGAGCTGGCGACAAAGACAAAACTGCACCTTCAGAATGTGACAACAGGGGATCCCGCAATGCTCGAAACGTTTGCATTGGCAAAAGAAATCTGTTGCAAATGGGTTCGAACCGACACGGTACTCAACTAGACCGTGGTCCATATAAGGGCCATAATCGAGAAGGATAACTCTGTAGTTCCCAGCTTCAGGTTCGTCAGCGCAGGAAAATTTACCGGATTTAAACAATTCATTGGAAAACCTCTGGTACATAGCTCTGGTGTAAACTTGAGCAGCATGTAACTCCAGAGGCACCCCAACGCGCAGAGATCGGTGAGCCTATTagggaaaaaaaatcaacatgCATATCATCTTGTATTGACGCTCGGTGCTGAACATATAAATCAAACCTGTTtagtagcatgttcttcctttccTTCATCGGCATCACGATCAGCTATCATTCTGTTATACTGGGAAACAAAAAGATGCATGGGAGCCGACCTAGGGATATAAGTCTTCAAAAGATGATTAGCGCTCTCACTGCGTTGAGTTCTAGTCATCCCAGTGCAGAAAGTTTCAGTGAAAAATGGTTTAGCCCACATATCTCTGTTCTGGTAAGCTCGAGCAAGAAACTCATTTTCCCCAAGACCATGTTCCTCTACCAACTGTGCCCAACGAGTCTCAAACTCTGGGATAGAAACAATCTCATCTACAAGCTCATGCAGCTGCTTCTTAAAAATAGAGTTCTTACTGTATATGCCTCCTAGGGACTCCTTAGCCTTTTTCAGAACGTGCCATTTGCACCACCTGTGCCGAGTGGTCGGGAGTTCAATTGCAATTGCAGATTTCATGGCCGGGCACTggtctgcaaaaataaaaaccaaATATGCACCTATAAATTTACGAGAACTAAACGTATCTTAAAAATGCTAAACTGAGATTAAGGAAAAAGGAACAAAAAATCACACCAGTCAGGATTGTTTAAGGATGCAGACCATCCATAGCTTCAACGAAGGTACGGAATGCCCACTGAAAAGCATCTGTAGTCTCCTCTGTAAGCAGCACAGCTCCAAATATGACGGTCTGGAAATGATGGTTAGCGCCCACGAACAAACCAAACGGAAAGTTGTACAAATTGGTTCGGTAAGTAGTATCAAAAGTGATTGCATCCCCCAAAACAAGAATAGTTGAACCGGCTAGCACCGTGACACCAAAACAGAGATTTGATCCGCCTCCCATCATCCAGCTGCATCCTGATAACCATAGCTGGATCTTGTTCCCTCATGCCGGCAAAGAGCCCAATTGTTTTGCTCATGTCTCCCTCAATCAACTCTTGAGCTAGCCGCCCACAAAGAGTCCTAATTGACTGGCGACTAAAAGGAACATATTTGCTAGAACCATGCATGCTCCCCAAAATAGAACAAACTCTAGAGATTTGGACGTTGTTAGCCCTAAGATTTTGTTCCAGGTCACGCGTCATTTGATCTATCCTGCTGTGCGACTTCCACTGCCTTCTCTCACCGCAGGTAGAGGATAGAGGATGGTTATGGGCGCCCACGAAACGACTAATAAACCAAGAGTCATCGTCCTTGCGCAGCAGGCGAATCATAACCGCACAACCACAACGCACGGATCGTGCCTCTTCGCTAGAATCTCGCCCCTAAAACCGAAAAAACACACTAAACAACAAGTCCGCCTTAAGATATGAAAAGACTAGGAACCGTTTCATGTCTAATCTTGACTAACCTCACAGGCACAAACGATATCCTGCCTGGACCTTCTCCCGGAAATGCTAGTTCTGCTACGGCCAAAATGGATTCCAAATCCGAGTTCCCAAGAATACATGCTAAAGAGCTCAAACCCCTCTTGTGGAGAATCAAACAACTGGCCTACTTCGGTTTCAAAGTTTGACTTGTCGCCATGGGCATCTGCGTCTCGCAAAGCTCGTTCAATAGCACCATAGTTCCAAGCGGCCGGCAGCCTGTAAGTATAACAACAAAGGTTACGAACCAAACAAAATATAGCACAGCCACCAAAAAAATTGGCTCAAAGAATCTTTTTGGCACAACCCACGGTGCAGGTCAGCACCATAACTTACGGGACACCATCAGGGACCGAGCTCATCGTATTGGAGAATCGTAAAGGGAAGTAACAGCGAGCTGGCTTATGAATCCTTGCGGGTCGGGACTATTTATAGGCAGCAAGAAGACCAGACCCAAAAGTTTCCAAGAAATTTACACCCAAACCTGGGCGGGAAGAGCCACGTTCCCGCTAGTTTTTTGGTATACGGACAACTGTACTACCagttgttgtcggtcaaaacccaccggcgagtagcgacaggcaacacgaagagccaggaggtcgccggggcgctggcagtcACTGcttcctcgtcaacggcccgcaatccggcacacgccgaagattccggagaatgtaaggcgtgccacttgacctatacccgatcaggaaggtgcgaacgtgcttgcaaccatttgcctgcatacataaacacgtgtaaacataagtccgagccgtggtcggctccccgggacgactcttgcatcggctttaaagagccgatcgagtcccggtgtcagattggatctgcatctatccggatattgatgaatgaaggaaataattatggaaaacttgcttcaattaaatctagctgattcgatccacgacagtaaaagtctcactgctagatcggaacatcctacacgtaactaggcctagcgaacataacagataactaaaccataaccgaaaacagaggcctaagaactagcaagagccgattcccggaacaatccctatcaaggctaagataaagcatctattaaatcaccggaacatccaatccgtttgcagggcctaacctagcagatattgagctaatccttataaaataagaataAACTGTAACAGATTgaatctactagatagaaaagaagcaaggtgttgcctccatgcaactaattctatgcaacaagaattagcataagattcaaacgtgactgcacagagacaacatgatattcgtagatggtaagcaacaaaagcacgatgaacCTACTAAAGGTCATACTACGAGCATCAGgttaactagcattactcgccatcaaaaatgcttcagtacgagtaataccaaggtaaaagcaagaacaacgctgccctgatcgcaagaagcgatcagggcagcatggcgcttacttggatgaaaccctagaattaggggtggcgatgcgccgagagttgttgtttgcgaggcatgatgacgttctcttctacaaatgtcatagggtacatatttatagtccggagacttcttgccgtgcaaggcaacctctaaactctttcctaaacgaagactagagatagattaca
The nucleotide sequence above comes from Panicum virgatum strain AP13 chromosome 3K, P.virgatum_v5, whole genome shotgun sequence. Encoded proteins:
- the LOC120699302 gene encoding protein FAR1-RELATED SEQUENCE 5-like, with product MKSAIAIELPTTRHRWCKWHVLKKAKESLGGIYSKNSIFKKQLHELVDEIVSIPEFETRWAQLVEEHGLGENEFLARAYQNRDMWAKPFFTETFCTGMTRTQRSESANHLLKTYIPRSAPMHLFVSQYNRMIADRDADEGKEEHATKQAHRSLRVGVPLELHAAQVYTRAMYQRFSNELFKSGKFSCADEPEAGNYRVILLDYGPYMDHGLVEYRVGSNPFATDFFCQCKRFEHCGIPCCHILKVLTHHGFTEIPAGLLLKRWTREAKSVGDPKLAAVIAAQQVTDLDVAGHYFFDRDQ